TTCCGTATGATACGTGATCTGGAAAAGCCACCTCTTCTTAAGGTGGAGAACCTGACTCTGTGCCGAGACTCTCATGCCAACTCCGCGACGATTCTCAGTGGTGTGAGTTTCGAGCTTGGTCGCGGTGAAATCCTCGGTATCATTGGGGAGTCAGGTGCCGGTAAGTCGACATTGGGATATGCTGTCCTTGGACTGCTGCCACCAGAATTGCGGCAGGTCTCAGGCAAAATCGAATTGGATGGCATATCGCTCTCATCAGTTGATGGGCAATGGAAGACCATTCGAGGACGGCGGATATCTGCGGTTTTCCAAGATCACACTGCATCACTCGACCCCCTTATGTCCGTTGGTACGCAGATCGAAGAAACGGTCATGGCCAACGACAGTTCAGCGACGAGATGGCAGGCGCGTGCCCGTGCTATCGAGCTTCTGGACCGCGTCGGGATTACAGATCCACGGCAGCGTTTTGGAAATTATCCGCATCAATTTTCGGGTGGGCAAAGACAACGTGTGGTTGTCGCCATCGCCCTTGCCGGATCGCCAGATATCATCGTGGCCGATGAACCAACCTCTGCTTTGGATGCGAGTGTCCAAAAGCAAATCCTCAAACTCCTTCGAACTCTTGTCGATGAGACGGGCGTGTCCATCCTCCTCGTTACCCATGATATGGGGGTCGTTTCCGAAATAACCGACAGGGTTCTGGTCATGAGAGCAGGGCAGGTGGTGGAACAGGGTCTGACGGCAGTCATTCTCGATGCGCCCCGAAAAGACTATACGCGCAGCCTGCTTGCTGCGGTTCCGCGGCTGCGGGTTTCCGCGCCTTCGCCAAATGTCGATGGGAATGGAGCAATATCCAGCGCTGAAGGGCATGGGGGCGACACGTCTCTCACGGTGCAGGGTGTCTCCAAATCATTCTCGCGGCACGGTTTCTCTCTTCGCCTTGGTCAACAGACGGCAAGGTTTGCCTTAAGCGACGTCAGCATACAACTTCCGTATGGCGTTATCACCGGCATTGTCGGCGAAAGCGGGAGCGGCAAGACCACTCTGGGCCGGATTGTCGCCGGGCTAGACATCGCGACAACAGGAACGGTGACAATCGGAAACAACAATTTCGACGTCTCAAAAAGTGGCTATCGAACCGGGCTCCTCGGGCGTGTGCAGATGGTCTTTCAGGACCCTGCCATGTCGCTAAACCCGAGAATGACCATCAATGAGATATTGCATGAGAGTCTTGGTTTTGGTGCGCAAATGCGTGCTGATCAGACTTCTGCCAATGTCCAAGGAATGATGGATCGGCTTGGTCTCGCGAGGAGCCTTCTCAGCCGCTATCCGCATCAACTGTCGGGCGGTCAGAAGCAGCGTATTTGTATCGCCCGGGCACTTTTGGCGCGACCGCAAGTCATCGTTGCCGATGAGCCGACGTCGGCGCTCGACGTATCCGTACAGGCGGAAATCATCAAGCTTCTTAAAGAGAGCATCACCGAGCATGAAATTACGATGCTCTTCATTTCTCATGACCTTGCGGTGGTGCAGCAGCTTTGCCGTGACGTCTACATCTTGAAAAACGGTCGAGTTGAAGATTACGGCGCTTGTGATTTTGTCTTCTCGAACTCGAGCAATCTTTACACACGCACTCTTATTGATGCCCGGCCGCGCCTGTTCGCGCACTGAGGGGCGTTTGACCACTCCAGGTCCGCCAGCCTGCCTACCATAACCACGTTCCAGAGATCAGCGGCGACTGCTGCTTCGATAGGTGACATATGACCGAAAGTTTCACATTGGCGATGACAGGCCAATCCCTCATAAAACACGATATCCGTAGCATTCGAAGCCAAGGATTTCAGCAGGTCTGCAATCTACTCATGAAAGCAGATTTGGCGTTTACCAATTTCGAGGGAACGATCCGAGGAGCTCATGGCGGGTGGCCTCTCAAAGGATCTTTTTTTGGCTGCAGTGAACCGATTGTTCTCGATGCACTCAAGGCCATCGGTTTCGGGGCCTTGTCTCTTTCCAACAACCACGCTTTCGATCTTGGTCCTTCTGGCGTTTTGTCGACGTTGGA
This genomic window from Agrobacterium vitis contains:
- a CDS encoding dipeptide ABC transporter ATP-binding protein → MIRDLEKPPLLKVENLTLCRDSHANSATILSGVSFELGRGEILGIIGESGAGKSTLGYAVLGLLPPELRQVSGKIELDGISLSSVDGQWKTIRGRRISAVFQDHTASLDPLMSVGTQIEETVMANDSSATRWQARARAIELLDRVGITDPRQRFGNYPHQFSGGQRQRVVVAIALAGSPDIIVADEPTSALDASVQKQILKLLRTLVDETGVSILLVTHDMGVVSEITDRVLVMRAGQVVEQGLTAVILDAPRKDYTRSLLAAVPRLRVSAPSPNVDGNGAISSAEGHGGDTSLTVQGVSKSFSRHGFSLRLGQQTARFALSDVSIQLPYGVITGIVGESGSGKTTLGRIVAGLDIATTGTVTIGNNNFDVSKSGYRTGLLGRVQMVFQDPAMSLNPRMTINEILHESLGFGAQMRADQTSANVQGMMDRLGLARSLLSRYPHQLSGGQKQRICIARALLARPQVIVADEPTSALDVSVQAEIIKLLKESITEHEITMLFISHDLAVVQQLCRDVYILKNGRVEDYGACDFVFSNSSNLYTRTLIDARPRLFAH